The following is a genomic window from Numenius arquata chromosome 12, bNumArq3.hap1.1, whole genome shotgun sequence.
ACAGTATGGTGTTGGCAATATTGGCTCACTCCCTTGAGGCCCATCTTCTTCTCTGACCAATTCTTCTTCCTGCCGGCAAATGATCAGTTACTgtgttccttctctgcttctcaaGATACTGATGTTGTCCCGTATCACCTCAGTGTGTATAAGAATTCATGAGATGGAACGTGTATGTGTCTATCTGTCCAAAGGCTATTTACACAATACTCTTCTACCCAATGTGGTAGAATAAAACTGAGATGGTGTTGCAAAGCCCAGAGTTCTTGGTGATCAAAGTGTGCCAGACCCATCAGACAGATGGGGAAGCTGATCCATACAGCGCTACTAGATCAGATGGCCAAACCCTTGCAGATCCTTGGACGTGTGTAGATCAAGGCATTGCCTCATCtcccaccagaaaaaaagatgtgaaagaaAGGTTATGGGGCTGGGGACTCTCTGGGCACCATGGCTTGATGAGAACTGTGAACCAGGGCAAAAACTTTTAATGTAGCTTGGTAGCAGAGGAGGGACATCATGGGTTAAGTCTGGAGCGACATCTTGCAGCCAGTTTGGTGGGACTCTGCAAGATGAGGCTGTGATGCATCATTGCCTGAAGCACTGTTTGCTATGGGCTCGGGCCAAAGAGCTTCAGCTTGCTGGGTTGCCTCCAAAGACTTGGCCTCAGCTGGGTGCCTGTGGTTATTGTCTCTTTGTAAGCTGTGGGCCACATATGCGATATTTATAGTCCAAGCCTGAGAAGCTCAGTCACCAGGATAGTTCCTGCTTCTTGATGGATTCAGCATTGTTTTCAAGTCATAAATCTTAGAAGTGATAAATAAAGGATAccctttttcatctgaaatgtcaatggaataattttgtttctgcCAAAATTTGCAAGGCCTCTGGGATTTAtcagcatttttatattttggtgCCTGTCCTTAAATCTAAACTATCCCTGACCTAACTCCCAACTTCAGCAGGAGGAATGCAAAATCAGGGAGGCCAGAAACAGTCAGAAGGTGTAAGATGCTGCTGCACTGACATGGTGATTCAGGGGTCCACCACACAGCTGCCTGTCTACATCTGTGGGAAGTGTCAGCTGAAAAAGGCTCAAAAGACTCTTTTACTCATAGAGAAACCTTGAGCCATGTAATGGCACTGGTGGCAATAAATTACACCTTTGGAAAGTGGTGGCACCTTCCAGCCCTGGGACTTGTCTGTACCTCCCATGCACAGGTGCCACAACAAGCTGTAGAGGGACCACTGTCCCCTTCTTGTGTGGAAGGAGATAAAAATGGCCACGCGATGCCCAAGGCATTGACTTCCGAGTCAGTGGCAAGTTGGGAGCTGAATATAGAAATCTTGCTGTTTGCAGCTTACAATGATAGAATAATTTAGAttgaagggacctccaaaggtcttTCATCCAGCCCCCATGCTCAAGGGGAGCCCCAGAATGGACACAGtatccagatgtggtctcacaaGTTTAtgatcaaaggggaaaaaaataatcacttcccttgtcctgcttGCTGCAGTTGTGCTGAAACAGCCCAGGACATGGTGGACCTTCGCTGCCACCCAAAGAGTCACCTTGCTTGGCCAGCAGCCAGACTGGTGGAACATTGATCCTTAGATGTAGGTTTTGGCTGAATACAAAGCAGCTCGACTACCTGCTGTGTGCAGGTGAGTGGTGGAGCTGGCCACGACTGCTGTTGTCACTCTTTGTCCAGTGAGAAGGGCCGTATCTTAAATGCCCTGCACGCCCACTGCCTTCCACCTTCCATCCCACTTCctagagctgtggtttcttcctGCTGACTTCTCATTTCACGGGTTTTATGTAGGCTGTATAGTCTCCAAAGCCTGGCCCTTTCCAGGTGAGGACAACCATGGTCCCTGCATACATGGTGCAGGTGTACAGACCTACCCATGCAATGAGGCAATGGAGGGATCAGGGTTGTGTGTCTCAGCTTGGGAACTACCCTTACTTTATCCTTTCTGCCTGGACATGTTATTGTTTCCTCCCAGAAAATATGTGAGCCATGGGAGAAGAACAAAAGGATTTCTGGGTATGAGGGGAAGGACAGAGGATTCACCGGATTCCTACAGGGTCAGCAGGAAGGGTAGGCGCCTTGCGTTAGCTGTCTACAGGGAAGGTGCTCTTGGGTTACAGCCCAGGCCAGGGCTCAGATTGCCTCTGCACAGCTCGATCTGATCACAGCTTTGTTTACTGCTGAGTTAGAACAGCCACTTTTCTTGTGGAGGGTCCCAAAGGACATTGCACCACGGTTTCCCCCACACATGATAGAAATGGCCAGAGACTCTGAGCTGGACCTAGCATACCTCCAGGGGCAAGAACAGCTCTGGAAATGAGGCACACATCGGTAGGTAGGGACATACCCTGTGTCCTTGGAGTGTTTGCTCTGTGGctgtagctgctgctgttccCTTTGTTGGCACCTCGCAGATTCACCATTGGGGTTTGCTGGAGTTTCATAACCAGGGAACACATAAGATGCAAAGCTGGATCCAGACCTGATGCCACTAACATTCCAGTTTGCATGCTCTATGGCAGCCAGGGCTGGACCAAATACACTGTTCAACGTGATCCCCTATTCATGATTTGGATCAGGAAGGGTTATTCCTATTGTCTACCCCTCAGTGACTAGAACCCCCCCTCAGCGGGATCTGCCTTAAAGATATAGGGAGAAGAAACTCTAGTAAAGCAACTCAAATGTTTCACCTGCATTTACAACTTTGTTTTAACATCACATGACAATGTATATTACTGGCATGACATGGAAGCTAAAGAGTGGTGATGCTCCAAAGTggtcaaagaaacaaaagaaagataaagCTAGTACCTGTAGGAAGTAGGAACTCATGGGATCCTCTTTGCTGTCCTCGTTGTAGTACAGTCCTCCAACAATGAAGATCTGATTCTCTTTGGTCACCAGACTGATGTGGTTCTTTGGGATTTGAGTAGACAGGGAGGCAAAATAGCACTCGTTGGCAGTGGGATCATAGGCCACGGCTCCACTGTCGCTCACCATGAAAATAAGGTCCTGGAGGAACATCCCAAAACGCATTGTGTCATTTAAGATCCCTGGGAGAGCGTCCTCCTCTGTGTCTTCCTCCTCATCTACTGCTCCATTGACAACATTgtcttttgcttgcttttcactgcttttcttcactttcttcttcttcaccaCTGTGAATTTGCCTTTCTGGGCATCCTTCACCATCTGCAGTTTCTTGAGGAGCTCTGGGCTGGATTTCACCATGGCGTGCTTCTCCACGTGGTCCTTGATGTAGTCGTTGGGCATAAGGCGGAAGCGGATGCTTTCAAAGATGACAGGCAAGGCCTTCTGCCGGCTCTCATTGTCCTTGGTCCCCACCCACTTCATCACTACTTCGAAGACGGTCTCCTCTTTCTCGATGTTGAGGGAGTCACTGGAGATGATTGCAATAAGCTCATCAGGGGAGAGCTGGTAGAATTCCTCATCCCGAGAGACCAGTGCAAAGCGATCGCAAATGAAATCCCGAGCCGCCACGGCCAGCCGGGCACAATCGAGCATCAAGCCCAGCCTGAAGATAGCCAAGCAGTTGCTGAGGCAGAGCCGCTTCTGCAAAAAGGACACACAGACGGTGAAGATGGAGGGGATCTGGAACATGTTGGCCACGGAGAAGATGTCCTGCACATTCTGCTCTGTGATCTCCAGCTCGGAGGTGTAGATATAATGGAGTATCTTGCCCATGACATCTGGATCAACATCTTCCAAACTGACCTCCCTCTTCTTGCTCTCTTCCATGTCCGAGAGGAACATCGCTCGAAAATACGGGCTGCAAGCTGCCAGCACTAGCCGATGGCAGGGAAACTCCTTCCCCTTGACTTTCAAGACACAGTCCAGAAACTTATTGTGGTCCAACATGTCTTTGAGTCCATCCTGGAGGAGAGTTTGCTGGTAGAGACGCAGTTCTTCCACTTGATCAAAAGGCAAACCCATGGTGAAGAGtaacctctcctttttttttcccagtccttttttaaagtatatatatCTATGAATGTATCTATACCTGAGCTCCTGGTTAAGAAACTTACTCAAAGCAGGGCTCGCGGGTCTCACTTGCTTCCAGACCGTCAGCACACGGGGAATGTGAAACGCCTGCTACTATCGCAGCTGTCTGTGTACTTCAGTTGCCAGCGTAGGGCTTTATATATAGCCACAGCGTTACAAAGCTTAAGGAATCCATACTGGAGCATGTGTAAGCCGATCACCCTTTAATATGACACGTTGgacaaggaggaagggaggggacggggggaacAGCTGTACTTCCAGCCTCGATGCTTCAGGAAGGGTCTGTCAGCTCATGAGTCACGGTGGGGCGGGGAGCAGGAGCTTTTGCTGCCATCCCATGACGGGAGACGTGTGCGACCCATCAGCTCCACCACCATGGTCGGGAAACAGCCTCCCGATGAATCAAACATCCGCATCTGCCTTCTGGGTCATGAATGGCAGGGCTGGGACCTTCTCCCGACGTCGCTAAACCGACTGCTCTGGAACTGCTAAACCTTTTGCTGTGCTAAAAATAGACGGTGAAGTCAAAGCTGGAAAGATGCAATAAGGGAGCGTCTTATGTGGGCTTTGTGGCATCCCCCGACTCCAGCCAGCTCGCTCCCAGGGCTGCTTTTCTGCACAGGCTTGTCCTTTATTCTCCCCTGGAGGCATTTTTCAGAGGTCTGGAAGGGGGTGGAAAACAAAGATAGAGCTATTTATTTACACCCCTGTATGGGTTATGAGACCTATGCTGGAAGTTACTTAAATCTCACTAAAGGAGGAGACTTGAGGAGCCTGGGTGAGGGATGGCTCTTCTTTGTCTGCAACACATGCATGGGACACACTGGCACAGTCTGTGAACACCTCATCATTAATAAATCCATCTTCTCCACATCTTGGTGAAAGAGAGACGGtctgaggaagaaaagaagcagagcACTCAACGGTGGGTTTCAACTCACAGATTAGGACATCTAAACACAGGTATCTTCTTGGGAGTTGAGTGTCTTCTGCTAAGGTCTACTGAGATTCAACACCCCCATGTTGAAGTCTAGAGCTGCAGCAGGACAATTTGCCTGGCCTTGAGCTGATGCTCCAGGAGGTCTCCAGCACATCTTGTGTCCTGCTTGCATGCCCATGGATGTCCAGGAAGCCTCAAACGGCTGGTCCAGCTCTTCCCGTGGAGCTCATGAAGAAGCAAATTGTTTTTGACAGACATGGATGAGCAGAGTAGCTATAATTATTTATACCTATGGTAAAACTTATAAAcgaatctgttttattttatctccATTACTATGGACCCTCTGGGCTGGCTGACACTCAGCAATGGCACAGATTTAATTAATGATTTAATTAAGTCTGTGCAAAGATATCAGCCACTCTTCTTGGTGTATTTAAAGCCACATAACCCCTTACCCTGGCAtggatgtatttataaaaatgctTTGTGCCGTGATGGTTATGTACATaagtgggaagagggagggagctATACTGGTATGAAGCCTTTCTGTACTGGTGAGGTTACAGCAGCATCTGGGAGGTACCGATATAGCAGGGAAATAATCACAAGCTGTTTTCGGAGCTCACATCATAAGctctcctgctgtgctgctcatctGTGATGGGATCAGATGGCAAGCACTCATCTTTGAACTGGGTCGAACCTCAGAAacatccctctcctcccagacATCTGGGGCTGGACAAccccgtcctcccctctcccttccctctgcgTTAGCTCTGCACTTTCCCAAATTTAATCCTGCATTGTTGTGCTACTggctgggattttt
Proteins encoded in this region:
- the KLHL40 gene encoding kelch-like protein 40, whose protein sequence is MGLPFDQVEELRLYQQTLLQDGLKDMLDHNKFLDCVLKVKGKEFPCHRLVLAACSPYFRAMFLSDMEESKKREVSLEDVDPDVMGKILHYIYTSELEITEQNVQDIFSVANMFQIPSIFTVCVSFLQKRLCLSNCLAIFRLGLMLDCARLAVAARDFICDRFALVSRDEEFYQLSPDELIAIISSDSLNIEKEETVFEVVMKWVGTKDNESRQKALPVIFESIRFRLMPNDYIKDHVEKHAMVKSSPELLKKLQMVKDAQKGKFTVVKKKKVKKSSEKQAKDNVVNGAVDEEEDTEEDALPGILNDTMRFGMFLQDLIFMVSDSGAVAYDPTANECYFASLSTQIPKNHISLVTKENQIFIVGGLYYNEDSKEDPMSSYFLQYDHLDADWLGMPPLPSPRCLFGLGEAENSIFVVGGKELKEGEKTLDSVLCYDRLSFKWGEADSLPYAVYGHAVVSHKDLVYVIGGKGSDKKCLKKMCVYNPSKFEWKELAPMKTARSLFGATVHKDKIYVAAGVTDSGLTNSVEVYDIASNKWDTFTEFPQERSSVSLVSLAGVLYLLGGFATVETESGELVPTELNDVWRYDEEQKKWEGVLREIQYASGATFLPVRLNVLRLTKM